In one Echinicola marina genomic region, the following are encoded:
- the leuB gene encoding 3-isopropylmalate dehydrogenase, whose translation MEMNLALLPGDGIGPEVIDQAVKVVKAVGQKFGHTITFKEAVVGAAAIDATGNPYPDATHEVCLQADAVLFGAIGDPKYDNDPKAKVRPEQGLLAMRKKLGLFSNVRPTFTFPSLIHKSPLKKDRIEGTDFVFLRELTGGVYFGEPRGRNEQGTKAFDTNVYSKEEVERLARMGFEFAQKRRKLLTCVDKANVMATSRLWRETVQELEAEYPDVKVEYEFVDAVAMRLIQWPKAYDVLITENLFGDILTDEASVISGSMGLMPSASLGTDVKLFEPIHGSYPQAAGKDIANPLATVLSAAMMFEYAFDLQEEARAISDVVNLSLAEGVVTEDIAEGGKSYKTSEVGDWLAEQILK comes from the coding sequence ATGGAAATGAATCTAGCGCTATTACCGGGTGACGGTATTGGCCCTGAAGTGATCGATCAGGCAGTAAAGGTGGTCAAAGCAGTTGGTCAGAAATTTGGCCATACTATTACCTTTAAAGAAGCTGTTGTTGGTGCGGCAGCCATTGATGCCACCGGAAATCCTTATCCAGACGCTACGCATGAAGTTTGTTTGCAAGCCGATGCTGTATTGTTTGGTGCTATTGGCGATCCTAAATATGATAATGATCCTAAGGCTAAAGTAAGACCTGAGCAAGGCTTATTGGCCATGAGAAAGAAATTGGGACTTTTCTCTAATGTAAGACCTACTTTCACTTTCCCTTCATTGATCCATAAATCTCCATTGAAGAAAGACCGTATCGAAGGAACTGACTTTGTGTTCTTAAGGGAATTGACTGGTGGAGTTTACTTTGGTGAGCCTAGAGGAAGAAATGAGCAAGGTACCAAAGCTTTTGATACTAATGTTTACTCTAAGGAAGAGGTTGAAAGATTGGCCAGAATGGGCTTTGAATTCGCTCAGAAGAGAAGAAAATTATTGACCTGCGTAGACAAGGCCAATGTAATGGCTACATCTAGATTGTGGAGAGAAACCGTTCAGGAGCTAGAAGCAGAATATCCTGACGTAAAAGTGGAGTATGAATTTGTGGATGCTGTAGCCATGAGGTTGATCCAGTGGCCTAAGGCTTATGATGTATTGATCACTGAGAACCTTTTTGGTGATATCTTGACTGATGAGGCTAGTGTGATTTCAGGATCTATGGGCTTGATGCCATCTGCATCTTTGGGTACAGATGTGAAATTATTTGAGCCAATTCACGGTTCTTATCCTCAAGCAGCTGGTAAGGATATTGCCAATCCGTTGGCAACAGTGCTTTCTGCCGCTATGATGTTTGAATATGCCTTTGATCTTCAAGAAGAAGCTAGGGCTATTTCTGATGTGGTCAATCTTTCTCTAGCTGAAGGAGTGGTTACAGAAGATATTGCTGAAGGCGGAAAGTCTTATAAGACATCAGAAGTAGGTGACTGGCTGGCTGAGCAAATTTTGAAATAA
- a CDS encoding alpha-isopropylmalate synthase regulatory domain-containing protein — protein MRLQKKIEIMDTTLRDGEQTSGVSFLPSEKLQIAKLLLEELKVDRIEVASARVSEGELEGVKKITHWATEKGYLDKVEVLGFVDTPASVDWLTEAGAKVLNLLTKGSLNHLTYQLKKTPEQHFSDIARCIGYATQKGISVNVYLEDWSSGMRNSKDYTLELIEFLVGQGVRRIMLPDTLGLLKPSEVAQFVSEVTSSYPKIHFDFHAHNDYDLSVANVLEAVNNGISGIHSTINGLGERAGNAPLESIVASITDFTDVQLNVQENKIYRISKLVEQFSGLHIPSNKPVVGENVFTQTAGIHADGDNKKNLYFNDLLPERFGRTRKYALGKTSGKANILKNLMELGISLEPDELTKVTQKIIELGDQKERVTTEDLPYIISDVLQNNSIKKDISIEGYHMTHSKGLKPTVQLRLKINDKFYEAHASGNGQFDSFMLALHKIYQSLEKPLPKLTDFSVSIPPGGKTDAFVETVITWELGRIFKTKGLDSDQTVAAMMATEKMLNIIEQINTGKSENKNLYGNESSAITG, from the coding sequence ATGCGTCTTCAAAAGAAAATAGAAATCATGGATACCACTTTGAGGGATGGTGAACAGACCTCTGGAGTATCCTTTTTGCCTTCTGAGAAGCTTCAGATAGCCAAGTTGCTATTGGAGGAACTGAAGGTGGATCGGATAGAAGTGGCATCCGCTAGGGTTTCTGAGGGAGAACTGGAAGGGGTGAAGAAAATAACGCATTGGGCTACAGAAAAGGGATATTTGGATAAAGTTGAGGTATTGGGTTTTGTGGATACGCCTGCCTCAGTGGATTGGTTGACAGAGGCAGGAGCCAAAGTCCTTAATCTACTTACCAAAGGATCTCTTAATCACCTAACCTACCAATTAAAAAAAACACCTGAGCAGCACTTTAGTGATATTGCCAGATGTATTGGCTATGCCACTCAAAAGGGAATTTCGGTAAATGTTTACCTTGAAGACTGGAGCAGTGGTATGCGCAATAGTAAGGATTATACTTTGGAGCTAATCGAGTTTTTGGTTGGTCAAGGTGTGCGTAGAATTATGCTTCCCGATACTCTGGGGCTTTTAAAGCCATCAGAGGTTGCCCAGTTTGTTTCGGAAGTAACGAGCAGTTACCCGAAGATTCATTTTGATTTCCATGCTCATAATGATTATGACCTATCTGTTGCCAATGTATTGGAAGCAGTGAACAATGGGATTTCAGGAATCCATAGCACCATTAATGGTCTTGGAGAACGGGCGGGGAATGCTCCATTAGAAAGCATAGTAGCCAGTATAACTGACTTTACAGACGTTCAGTTAAATGTCCAAGAAAACAAGATCTACCGTATCAGTAAATTGGTAGAACAGTTTTCAGGACTTCATATTCCCTCAAACAAACCAGTAGTGGGTGAAAATGTATTCACCCAGACCGCAGGAATTCATGCCGATGGTGATAATAAGAAAAATCTTTATTTTAATGACCTGCTTCCTGAGCGATTTGGGAGAACAAGGAAGTATGCCTTAGGAAAGACTTCAGGAAAAGCCAATATCCTTAAAAACCTGATGGAACTGGGGATTTCTCTGGAACCTGATGAGTTGACCAAGGTGACCCAAAAGATCATTGAATTAGGTGATCAAAAGGAAAGGGTGACCACGGAAGATCTGCCCTATATTATTTCTGATGTGTTGCAGAACAATTCCATTAAAAAGGATATCAGCATAGAAGGTTATCATATGACCCATTCCAAGGGCTTAAAACCAACCGTGCAGTTAAGGTTGAAGATCAATGATAAGTTTTATGAAGCTCATGCTTCTGGAAATGGTCAGTTTGATTCTTTTATGCTAGCACTTCATAAGATATACCAATCACTGGAAAAGCCACTTCCAAAGTTAACAGACTTTAGTGTGAGTATTCCACCAGGAGGAAAAACCGACGCATTTGTGGAGACGGTAATCACTTGGGAATTAGGCAGGATTTTTAAGACCAAAGGCCTGGACAGTGACCAAACGGTGGCAGCAATGATGGCCACTGAGAAAATGCTCAACATCATTGAACAAATCAATACAGGAAAATCAGAAAACAAAAATTTATATGGAAATGAATCTAGCGCTATTACCGGGTGA